In Mesotoga infera, the following proteins share a genomic window:
- a CDS encoding sugar ABC transporter permease, translated as MTQSHSKSPRRFRREVGSWLFLLPHLFFFALFVVVPLVFGLVISFFNWSLLKENVFIGFNNY; from the coding sequence TTGACACAATCACATTCTAAATCACCTAGACGGTTCCGCAGGGAGGTAGGATCGTGGCTGTTCCTTCTCCCTCACCTGTTCTTCTTCGCACTGTTTGTTGTAGTTCCACTGGTTTTTGGTCTCGTAATTAGTTTTTTCAACTGGAGTCTTCTCAAGGAAAATGTGTTCATCGGTTTTAACAACTAC